The genomic DNA TTCGGCTGGCTTTTGGTACTTTTGTCGGACTACCTGAACCAACTGAGTTTTACGGGGATGCAACTTTTTTTTCTCACCGTTGGAAAACTAATCCCAATGCTGCTTTCGCTGCTGAGGTGGATGGTAAATTAGTTGGGTCTAATTTAGTGATTAATTGGGGTAGCTTTGGCTATTTTGGACCTTTAAGCATTCATCCTGACCTTTGGAACCAAGGCTTAGGCCAACGTCTGATTGAACCTGCGATCGCTTGCTTTACTGATTGGAATACTCAACTATCAGGACTCTTTACTTTTGCTCAAAGTCCTAAGCATCATGCACTATACCAGAAATTTGGGTATCGGTTGCGTTTTCTGACTGTGATTTTGGCAAAGTCAGTACAGTCATCTCAGCCATTACCCCCAGGTGCAAGATTCTCCCAAATGACGGCAGATGAACGTAGGGAATGTATCAAAGCAAGTTGTCAACTCACTGATTCCATCTATCAGGGGTTAGATGTATCACAAGAAATTCAGATAGTTCAAGACCAAGAACTAGGAGATACCATCTTTTTATGGGATGATTCAGGCTTGCTAGGATTTGCGGTCTGTCATGCTGGGGCAGGTACGGAAGCAGGTAGTAATACTTGCTTTGTCAAATTTGGTGCAGTGCGATCTGGAATTAATGCCGGACAATGTTTTGAGCAATTATTGAATTTGTGTGAAGCATTGACTGTAACTCTGGGGATGTCTCGCTTAGTTGCAGGAATTAATACTAGTCGAGAGTCAGCTTACTTGAAAATGTTGGCTTGTGGTTTTCGTAGTGACATCATTGGAGTGGCAATGCATAAACCCAATGACCCTGGATATAATCGCCCAGATGTTTTTGCTCTCGATGATTGGCGCTAGTACCTCGGTGCAGAAGTCATATTAAGTCCGGTGAATTAGTTACGATCACCACAGTAGTTTCGATGTTTTACTATTAGACATCTAGTGATAAAGAATATAGAGACGTGAGATATCACGTCTCTACAAGAGTTTTATCAAAAGCATATTTAAATTCGGGCGGTATCTATTGATGAACGCAGATATTCTGGACTCTGATGGCACATTTTTTATATAGCTGCACCACGCCAGCTATCACAATGCATATAGGATTGCGATAACTATGCTAATAATTTCCCAACCGCGTGAATTTTCCCATCCAGTTATCTATAATAGAGATATATTTAGATAAAATATTGCTTCAAAAAAAATCTTCTTTAGAAAATACATCTGTTTGACGTTAGGAATATATTCCTTAATTGCTCTCCTTATGAATTGAGTTGCCTTTTCTAAAGTGCCTATATAAAGGATACTCCTAATGTCAATAGATAATCATGCCCTGGAGTCGAGAACAAATCGTTTGCTTGCTGCTCTGCCTGATGTTGAATATGAGCGCCTGATTCCTCACTTAAATCCTGTGTCACTACCATTTGGTAAGGTTCTGATAGAGTCAGAAGAACTGATTACAGATGTTTATTTCCCTCATAAGGCAGTAGTTTCTTTATTAACAATTATGGAAAGCGGGTCTTCTGTGGAAGTCGGTATAGTGAGCAACGAAGGTATGGTGGGTATCCCGATAATTTTGGGAAGCAACCAATCAACCACCAAAGCAATTGTGCAAGTCCCCGACGGTGGTTTGCAGATGAAAGCAGATGTATTGAAAAGTGAGTTTGATCGGGGTGGTGTACTGCAAAATATCCTACTGCGCTACTTCCAAACTCTATATACTCAAGTTTCACAAGGAGCCGGCTGCAATCGCCTCCATACCCTGGAGCAACGCCTCGCCCGTTGGCTATTAACTGTCTCTGACCGCATGGAATCAGATGATTTTCCACTCACGCAAGAATTCATTGCCCAGATGCTAGGTGTACGCCGTTCTGGTGTGACGGTGGCTGCTAAAACTTTGAGCCAAGAGGGAATTATTCACTATAGCCGTGGTAATATTAGCATCCAGAATCGAAAGGCTTTAGAAGCTACTTCTTGTGAATGTTATCAGGTAATGAAAGACGAGTTTGATCGACTTTTGGGCAAAGGATCTGATCGCCGGGACAAATAAATATTTTGCGGTTGTTATGTGCGAAACCGGACAGACACCCAATGTTCAGTTTGTGTAACCTATAAATTGTTGTGCAATTGAATGCCGTTGCTACTCAGGGTGTGATAACTACACGAGGGTAATATTTAATGTATACTCAATCCATCTCAGTTGAAGGTTTACGCTTGCTGGTTGTTGATGATGATGCTGACACAAGACAAATTTTAAATATCCTATTTGAATTAGAAGGAGCGAAGGTGATAGCTGTAGCTTCGGCAAGTGAAGCTCTAGAAGTAATATCTCAATTTCAGCCTGACATTTTAATTAGTGACATCTATCTATCTGATGAAGATGCCTACTCCTTGCTACCAAAAGTTAGAGATTTGATGGCAGCTGAAGGAAAAGTGATTCCCGCTATTGCGGTAACAGGATCTGCGCGGGAAGAAGACCGCATATATGCATTTTCTTCCGGTTTTCAAACACACTTATGCAAACCGATAAACTTAGATGAATTAGTCAATGAGGTTGCTAGTCTGACTAGATGCAAGCCAGCTATTTGTTTGGCAGGCGAACTGACTTGTCATTCCTGGTAATATTTAGCCAAATTATCATTTTTCTCTGTTATTTTGTGGGGTAGGCATCTTCTTCTTGCCGGAATGTATGAAGCGTGTTAGCGTCACGGCGAGCAGAGTGATTCCCATCCCACGAGTCAATTTGGCATTTTTCTTGATTGGTCTGTCCCTGATCAGTAGATTCAGCGTTGTATTTTGATTGCAGTAAAAAACACTTTCGTAATTTCAATATTTATGAGTTATGGTAAAAAAATAAAAAATACAGGTTTGAAATAGTTCCACAAATTGGAAAATAATAATTAATTGAGATTAATTATATTGCTCTTATGAAATACCAATATGATACTAAAGAAATTAATGGTATGATAAATATCATAAGTAGTTTTTCTAGTTTGTCAGGTATGGATTCATCTGCGTCTATGTTCTTCTATGGGCGGTTAATTTTTGCTGATTACTGACAAATGTCGAAATAGCTATACAAGTAGGTGGTTCAATTGAATATCAGATGTAGTGCGGACATTTTTCCCGCAAGTGAGATATTGGCACTACGGTTATCTAGGAATTAATTACATCCTGCTACTGAGATTTAATCGAAACAGATTAGTTCCTATATGAAACTGCAAAAGGATTAGTATTTTTTGAGACAAACCTTAACTGTAACTATGTTTACTTGTCCGACTTGTATGTGGTGATAGAAGTCGCAAAAATCTAACTCTTGTCATATATTCAGTTTTATCCTTTGCATAGTTGCAAATTAAAGCTTTGAGGTTCCTAGCGCCTAAAAAATTTCAACTTAGCTGGTCTAAAATGTAGCGCACAGTATTGACAATCTAAAAATAATCGAATAACAAGGTGGCAGCACATAAAAAAATGCATTAGCTCACCCCTGCCACAAAACTCAGCAAAGCTCTTAACAAAAAATCACGTAATTAAGATAAATGATGCCACAAAATACTGACCACAAAGCTGCCAATTCAGCAGAGCAAGCCATCGCCTACAAAGCACGTCTGAATTCTTGGGCGATCGCTCGTTTACTTCCTAATGCACAACGGGAGATTGTGGCTCATTTCCGGACTCGTTCTGATGCAGATGGTTATATGCAACATTTAATGCAAACAACGCCTCATGCTTCGTTCATGGTGGTTTTTGATTGTCAACGCGAAGAAGCTGTGATTTAAGGTTCTGATTCAGGCGATCGCACTTGCAGGGTAATTAATTAGGCGATCGCCTTTCTCATGGCACAATTAGGAGAACTTAACGGGATTCAGTTCCCTGGTTGGGGCTACCGGCAACAGTATCTTCTCCTGGTGCTTCAGGTTTAGCACTGTCTTTAGCATCACTTTGAGCAGCATTGCCAGTCTTGCGAATTTCCGGTTCAATAGGAGTTTGATAACCACCAGAAGCTCTGGGAGTAGTTTCTTGACTATCAGATTTATTCTTTTGTTTTTCCGACATAATTGCAGTCCTATCATTTAATCTTGCAGCTATTTTAAGCAACTCATAAGTATAAATTTATCTATCTACAATGTGATTATGGCTGATTGATTCCTCTGTCGTAAGGATTGTTCAGTTCTACCCACACCAGCTTTCAAGCTAAATTAAATAAAACAGACAGGAAACGTCAATGATTATCCGGTTTGGGTAGTTCATAAGCGTAAATATCTTGAATAGCTTGTACCCAACCATTAGAAACAGATTCGAGGATGCGATCGCCTTTTTCCTTCGTTGCGGTGGTTGCGTCGCCAATTACGCCACTTTTACTGACATCTCGCGTCGCCCAAGACACAGGTAACTTCCCCTCTAAACTTAGTAAAGTGCTTTGGGTTGGTTCTGGGGGATACTCCGCCACAGCTTGCTCCATTTTTACCTGTTCTGGCAAAATCGCCAACATAATGCTAGTTTCAGCATCTCCGGCGTGCATTCCTTGGGCTGCTTCCTTGGGTGTCAATAATTCTTTAGTAATATGAGGCACACGCCAAGTAAACAAAGGAAACACCAAAAAGTCATCATATTGAATGTGCAAATCCCGCGCCACCATTTGCATAACTTGGGGTTGTCCACCGTGGGAATTCATTAACACCAATTTTCTAAACCCAGCCCGGTAGATACTTTCACCCATTTCCATCATGATTGCTGTCAGGGTTTGAGTACTTAAAGTTATCGTTCCAGGAAAATGCCAATGCTCATTTGATTTACCATAATAGAGGGTGGGTAAAGCATAGGCGGGAATACTAGAATCCAGCTTTTTCAGGGCGGCTCCCAGAACTCCTACACCAATAGCAGCATCAACAATCAGTGGTAAATGAGGGCCATGTTGTTCAATCGCCCCGACTGGTTGAATGATGACCACATTTTCCTTATTCGGCATAGCCTGAATATCAGTCCAAGTTAGGTAGGGAAAAAATCGTTCTGGGGGAATAAAGCTGTGCATTTTACTACTCTCGCGTCATTGTTATGTTAACGAGATTTGAAGAAGTAGGGGAGAAGAGGAACGGGGGCAGGGTGCAGAGGAGAAGAGGAATGGTTGTTAAGTAACCGGAAGTTTAAAGTAATTTCTTACTCCCCCCTGCTCCCTGCTCCCTGCACCCCTGCCTCTTCACTCCCCAGTACACCAAGCAGTAGGAAGGACAAAACTCAATGGTTGAAGATCATCAATCTATTCGTACCCTATCAGTTGATATTGGAGGTAGTGGTGTCAAAGCACTGGTTTTAGATATCACCGGAAATCCCGTAACCAAAAGGATGCGTTTAGAGACACCCCAACCGTCTAAACCAGAGATGATCATTGATGCGATCGCAGTATTAGCAGCAGATCAAGGTGAATTTCATCGCGTTTCCGTGGGTTTTCCCGGTGTAGTGCGTCAGGGAGTCACAGAAACAGCAGTTAACTTATATCAAGATTGGATTGGATTTGACTTGGAAACAGCATTATCACAACGTCTCAGCAAGCCTGTACGAGTGATTAATGATGCCGATATGCAAGGCTTTGGGGCAGTATCAGGTAAAGGTTTGGAATTGGTAATTACCTTGGGTACAGGTTTTGGTTCGGCTTTATTTATCGATGGCAAACTTGTGCCAAATATGGAAATGGGACATCATCAGTTTCGCAAGGGTAAGACCTATGAAGAACAACTGGGACGCGCCGAGTTAGAAAAAATTGGTGATAAAAGATGGAACAGGCGTTTAGAAAAAGCGATCGCATCTTTACAAAGTTTGTTCAATTATGATTACCTTTACATTGGCGGCGGTGAAGCTGTCAGGGTAAATATTGAGCTACCCTTAAACGTCAAACTCATCCCGAATATCACTGGTTTATTAGGTGGAATTGCTTTGTGGCGAGATGAGCTAGAAGCTAGGGACACCGGGACTGGTGACAATAAAAAAACCTCTCTTTCTTAACTCTCTGTGTTCTCTGCGTCTGGTGTGGTATGGCTAACGCCACGCTCCGCGAACGTTAATTTATTTCTTAAAAATCCCCTCCTGAAATCTACCTGCTGCGTAAGTCCCACGAAAGATGTCCAAATTAATTATCCAACTTATCCATAAAGGAAAGGTAGGGATAATTAACCATGCAATTAAAGCCCATTAATCAGCAAGTAGTAGCCGTCGTGGGGGCTTCTAGCGGTATCGGCAGAGAAACAGCGCTCAAGTTTGCCCAACGTGGTGCAAAGGTTGTAGTTTCAGCACGCAGCGAACCGGGACTGAAGTCTTTGGTGGAAGAAATTCGCGGCTTAGGCGGTGAAGCCATATATACTATTGCCGATGTCAGTGATTTTCAGCAAGTTAAGGCGATCGCCGATCAAACTGTGGCAGAATATGGACGCTTGGATACTTGGGTTCATGCTGCGGCTACAGGTATCATCGCGCCTTTTGAGCAAATTACACCAGAAGAATTTGAGCGAGTTGTGGATGTCACTCTGATGGGACAAGTTTATGGTGCGATGGCTGCACTACCTTATCTCAAACAACAGGGACGCGGATCATTAATTCATATTTCCTCAATGGAGGGTAGGCGCAGTTTGCCGCTACAAAGCCCCTATTCGGCTGCTAAACATGGTTTAGAAGGTTTCTTAGAAGCCTTGCGTGTGGAATTGCAACATGAAAAATTGCCGATTAATGTCACCTCAATATTACCTTCCACAATCAACACACCCTATTACAATAAAATTCGCACCAAGTTAGGGGTAAAGCCTACGGGGATACCGCCTTATTACGAACCCAAAATTGTCACTGATGCCATTCTCTATGTTGCGGAACACCCCATGCGGGATTTTATCGTGGGAGATGCAGGCAAAGTATTAGATTTACTGCAACGGGTTTCACCGGAATTAGTCGATGCAATTCTACTAGCGATCGCCTTTCCCGGTCAACGTACTAATGAGCCAAAATCAGAGGATGCACCGGATAATGTTTTTACCGCCATTCCTGGTTATGACAGAATAGAGGGCGATTTTAGAAACCTGTCAATACCCAGTTTTTTAGATTGGTGGGATATGAATCCGACATTGAAATGGGGCGCTGTAGCCCTTGGAGTAGTGAGTGTTGCAGTTTTTCTGGGTGGGTGGCGTAAGAGTTCGGATTTGTCTTAGCTCGACTTGATCCAAAATTAACAACTCCGTTTCTTTCTCTGGCAAAAACCCTGGCTTTTTGGCAAAGACTTAAACCTATTAGATAACACATACCCTTGGTATCACCCTTGACACCAGGGGTATTATAATTACTGACCTAAATAGGGTTAAAAAATTCCTGACTTTTACACCTTAATGGTGTATCATATAAATATATGATGGAAATGTATGACGGATAAGCGCAAGCCAACCTATGACCTTGAAGCATTTAAAGCTGTCGCAGGCACTTTGAATGGACTCAATGCGACCGGCAGTGCCATTAAGGGAGCTGCAAGCATAGGATTTGGGCGAACAGAAATTGTAGCGACTATTCAAACAATGAAAAAGTCACATTTCTACAAGTCAATGACAAGCTATGCCGATCATCGCATCTGGCAGGATGTGTACCATGTTCCATCCGAGATTGGAGTTCTATATATCAAATTTACAGCAGATGCAGTGACAGAGTTTCTGTTGCTATCATTCAAGGAGAAAGAGAATGACTGACATCACACCACTTTGCCCAGTGACTGGAGCGTCCATGCGCCGCGATGTACGTCCTATGACATTAAGCTATCGCACGCAGAATATTACATTTGATATGCCTGGCTGGTATTGTGATCAGTCTGACGAGAGTATCCATACAAGTGAAGATATGAAGGTATCTGACCGGATGCTGAACCTTCTGAAAGCGCGGGTTGATGGTTTACTTGAGCCGAAGGAAATTCGCCGTGTCCGTAAAAAGTTGAAGCTGACACAGATTCAAGCAGGAACACTGATTGGCGGTGGAACACGAGCATTTCAAAAATACGAGGCTGGGGACTTATTGCCCAGTCGCGGCATTACCAGTGCGCTGATGCTACTTGATCATGACCCATCTGCCATTGCTATCCTCAAGAACAGGCAGGACAATTCCACGACGTAGCGCGCGTTCTCCCCAGAAGCCAAAATTACCTTTATCTTTCTTCTTAACCTTTGCGCCTTTGCGCCTTTGCGTGAGCCTAATTCATATTTGAAATCAGCACAGCCTTTTTTTGTTTGTCACTCCCTTAGTTCTGGAATCTGGTCTTGAAGTGAACCCAGCCTTATGTAAAACTGATGATCTTTCGCTTCACAGCCTACATCAGAGGAACTAAAACATGGCGCGTCTAGCACTGCTGAGTGTATCTAACAAAACTGGTATAGTTGACCTAGCCCGGCGCTTGGTCGAAGAATTTAACTTTGATTTAATCAGCAGTGGGGGAACCGCCCAAACCCTCAAGGATGCGGGGCTACCTGTGACCAAGGTTTCTGATTACACGGGTTCACCTGAAATTTTAGGTGGTCGAGTTAAAACCTTACATCCTCGCATTCATGGCGGAATTTTGGCGCGG from Nodularia sp. LEGE 06071 includes the following:
- a CDS encoding type II toxin-antitoxin system MqsR family toxin; translated protein: MTDKRKPTYDLEAFKAVAGTLNGLNATGSAIKGAASIGFGRTEIVATIQTMKKSHFYKSMTSYADHRIWQDVYHVPSEIGVLYIKFTADAVTEFLLLSFKEKEND
- a CDS encoding Crp/Fnr family transcriptional regulator, with product MSIDNHALESRTNRLLAALPDVEYERLIPHLNPVSLPFGKVLIESEELITDVYFPHKAVVSLLTIMESGSSVEVGIVSNEGMVGIPIILGSNQSTTKAIVQVPDGGLQMKADVLKSEFDRGGVLQNILLRYFQTLYTQVSQGAGCNRLHTLEQRLARWLLTVSDRMESDDFPLTQEFIAQMLGVRRSGVTVAAKTLSQEGIIHYSRGNISIQNRKALEATSCECYQVMKDEFDRLLGKGSDRRDK
- a CDS encoding SDR family oxidoreductase, with the translated sequence MQLKPINQQVVAVVGASSGIGRETALKFAQRGAKVVVSARSEPGLKSLVEEIRGLGGEAIYTIADVSDFQQVKAIADQTVAEYGRLDTWVHAAATGIIAPFEQITPEEFERVVDVTLMGQVYGAMAALPYLKQQGRGSLIHISSMEGRRSLPLQSPYSAAKHGLEGFLEALRVELQHEKLPINVTSILPSTINTPYYNKIRTKLGVKPTGIPPYYEPKIVTDAILYVAEHPMRDFIVGDAGKVLDLLQRVSPELVDAILLAIAFPGQRTNEPKSEDAPDNVFTAIPGYDRIEGDFRNLSIPSFLDWWDMNPTLKWGAVALGVVSVAVFLGGWRKSSDLS
- a CDS encoding GNAT family N-acetyltransferase; amino-acid sequence: MMNTSIRLLQANDLATADHIFRLAFGTFVGLPEPTEFYGDATFFSHRWKTNPNAAFAAEVDGKLVGSNLVINWGSFGYFGPLSIHPDLWNQGLGQRLIEPAIACFTDWNTQLSGLFTFAQSPKHHALYQKFGYRLRFLTVILAKSVQSSQPLPPGARFSQMTADERRECIKASCQLTDSIYQGLDVSQEIQIVQDQELGDTIFLWDDSGLLGFAVCHAGAGTEAGSNTCFVKFGAVRSGINAGQCFEQLLNLCEALTVTLGMSRLVAGINTSRESAYLKMLACGFRSDIIGVAMHKPNDPGYNRPDVFALDDWR
- a CDS encoding ROK family protein yields the protein MVEDHQSIRTLSVDIGGSGVKALVLDITGNPVTKRMRLETPQPSKPEMIIDAIAVLAADQGEFHRVSVGFPGVVRQGVTETAVNLYQDWIGFDLETALSQRLSKPVRVINDADMQGFGAVSGKGLELVITLGTGFGSALFIDGKLVPNMEMGHHQFRKGKTYEEQLGRAELEKIGDKRWNRRLEKAIASLQSLFNYDYLYIGGGEAVRVNIELPLNVKLIPNITGLLGGIALWRDELEARDTGTGDNKKTSLS
- a CDS encoding creatininase family protein; the encoded protein is MHSFIPPERFFPYLTWTDIQAMPNKENVVIIQPVGAIEQHGPHLPLIVDAAIGVGVLGAALKKLDSSIPAYALPTLYYGKSNEHWHFPGTITLSTQTLTAIMMEMGESIYRAGFRKLVLMNSHGGQPQVMQMVARDLHIQYDDFLVFPLFTWRVPHITKELLTPKEAAQGMHAGDAETSIMLAILPEQVKMEQAVAEYPPEPTQSTLLSLEGKLPVSWATRDVSKSGVIGDATTATKEKGDRILESVSNGWVQAIQDIYAYELPKPDNH
- a CDS encoding response regulator, producing MYTQSISVEGLRLLVVDDDADTRQILNILFELEGAKVIAVASASEALEVISQFQPDILISDIYLSDEDAYSLLPKVRDLMAAEGKVIPAIAVTGSAREEDRIYAFSSGFQTHLCKPINLDELVNEVASLTRCKPAICLAGELTCHSW
- a CDS encoding type II toxin-antitoxin system MqsA family antitoxin, producing the protein MTDITPLCPVTGASMRRDVRPMTLSYRTQNITFDMPGWYCDQSDESIHTSEDMKVSDRMLNLLKARVDGLLEPKEIRRVRKKLKLTQIQAGTLIGGGTRAFQKYEAGDLLPSRGITSALMLLDHDPSAIAILKNRQDNSTT